The Planctomycetota bacterium DNA segment ATCCATCCAGGGGAAGAAGGACGCGCTGAAACATGGAGGGCCTTCCCTCTCCGAGAGCCCCCGGACGGAGGCGACGTTACGCGTCCCTCCCGGAGTCAGCGAACGAAGTCGTCCACCGCGCGCCGGACTCCGGCCGGATACGGCCGCTCCTCCGTGCGCGCCGCGGCGAAGATCTCGAGGAATTCCTTCGCCAGCCCGGGCCGTTCCGCCGCCCGATCCGTCGTCTCGAAAGGATCCTCTCCGAGGTCGTACAGTTCGAGCGGCGCCTCCGGCCGCGGACGGATCGCCTTCCAGTTCCCTCGCAGCGCCGCCTGGGCCAGGCCGTCGCGGAAGGGATACTCCCAGTAGAGGCAGCCCGGTCGCGTCCCCGGCAGCTCCCGAAGAACCGGCGCGAAGGAAACGCCGTCGATCCCGGCCGGAGGCTTCACCCCCGCCAGATCGGCCGCCGTGGGGAGAACATCCCAGAACGCCGTCGTGCGGTCCGTCACCGCGCCGGCCGGCACGCGACCGGGCCCCCACGCGATCAGGGGCACGCGGAGGCCGCCTTCGTAGAACTGCCCCTTCGCGCCGCGCAGGCCGCCGGTTCCCCGGAAGAATTCCACGAGCGCCTGCCAGGGCGCCCCTCCCTGAGCGCCGTTGTCGGAGGTGAAAAAGACGAACGTGCGGTCCGCAATTCCCAGCTCCCGAAGAAGCGACAGGACCTCTCCCACCGCCCGATCGAGACGGCCGACCATGCCCGCGAAGGTCGCATAGGCGTCCTCCGACCCGCGATATCCCGGCCGGGGATCCGGGACCGCCCTCCGGGGAAACCGGCCGCGATACGGGGCTTCCGAATCCTCCGGCACGGCCAGTTCGACATGGGGCAGGGTGTACGCGAGGTACGCGAAGAACGGCCGGTCCTTGCGGCGGCGGATGAAATCGAGAGCCCGCTCGTGAATCGCGTCGTGAACGTACCGGCCCGCGCGGCGGCCTTCGTTCTCGGGAAGAAGGCGTCTTTCAAAGTTGTCCCAGACCCAGTACGGGTAGTGGAAGTGGGCGTGCATCTGATCGAGCTGTCCGAAAAACTCGTCGAATCCCTGCCGCAAGGGATGCCCGGGACTCTCCGGACGGTTCCCCAGGCCCCATTTCCCGAACAGTCCCGTCGCGTAGCCGGCGGGCTTGAGCACCTCGGCCATCGTGACGTCCTCGGAATGAAGGTATCGATCGCCGCCGTTGGCCCGGACGGGCGTGTGGCCCGTGTGCTGTCCGGTCATGAGCGCGGACCGCGAGGGGGCGCAGACGGAGGATCCGGCATACGCGCGGACGAAGCGAAGTCCCTCGGCCGCCATGCGATCGAGGTTGGGCGTGCGGATTTTTTCCTGCCCGTAACACCCCAGATGCCCGTACCCAAGGTCGTCGGCCACGATGAGGACGAGGTTCGGCCGGCGGCCGGCCGCCTCCTCCGGCGCCGGGGGGGCTCCGCAGCCGGCGAGCGTCACGGCGAAAAGGGCGCGCACCCAGGAATGCATGGCTTCCCTATAAACCCTTCGCCGCGGAAGCGGTTTCGGGGGATCCCGTTCCGGCGCCGCCGTCTTTCCCGAGGAAAAGCCCTCCCGTAACGCACCCCGTCGCCCGGGACTCCCTAGGCAAGGAGACCTCTATGCCTCCGGTCCGGGACCCCGACCTCTTCGACCGCATCCTGCTCGCCCTGGACGGCTCCCCGCTGGCCGAAGCCATTCTTCCCCAGGTGCGCCGGGTGCTGAAGCTGCGCGACTCGGAAATCCTGGTCGTGCGCGCCTACAGCCCGCCGCTTCCGGCCGGCGACTTCGCCTACCCGCCGATGATCGACGCGGCGGAACGGGAGGCGCGCGAGTACGTGGAAGGAATCGTGCGCCGCCTGGCCGACCAGGGGGCGCGGGCGCGCGCCGTCGTGCGACAGGGCGCCGCCGCCGACGTGATCCTGGAAACGGCGGAGCGGGAAGGAGCGAGCCTCATCGCGATGTCCACGCACGGCCGTACGGGCCTGGCGCGCTGGATCTTCGGAAGCGTCGCCGAGAAGGTCCTCCGCGCGAGCCCCGTGCCCGTCCTTCTCGTGCGCTCCTTCGAACGCGGCGCCGGCGGCCGGCCGAGGCCGCGCGCGGCGGAGGAGATCTTCATCGGTCGCGTGCTCGTCCCCCTGGACGGCAGCGAGTTCTCGCTCCGCGCGCTTCCCCACGCCGCGTCCCTGGCGGAGCTTTTCGAGGCGGACGTCCTCCTCCTTCACGTCACGGGCCCGGAGGAAACTCCGCGCCCGCGGGCCGAATCGGTTCTCGAACGCGCGGCCGCCCAGCTGGCGACCCGCGGGCTCGGCGTGGACATCCGGGTGCGCCGGGGAGATCCGGCCTCCGAGATCCTGGAAGCCTGCCGCGCCGAACGGGCCGACGCCGTCGCCATGGCCACGCACGGCCGCTCGGGCCTTTCCCGCTGGACGCTGGGCAGCGTCACCGAAAAGGTCCTGCGGGGCGCGGAGGTTCCTCTCCTGGTGACTCCCCCGCCGGCCTCCGCGGCGGCGGCGCGGGCCGCGTCCTGACCGTGGACCCTACCCCGTGCGGCGACGCGGCGCTCCGCCGCGCGGCTTTGAAATCCGCTCGACCACCTCGCCGGCCACCCGCTCGCCCCCCGCGCGCGCCAGCTTCCCGAGCGAGACGATGCCCAGGAGCGCGCCCTGGGCGTCCACGACGAAGGCGCGGTGCTGCCGCTTCTCCTCCATGAGCCGGACGGCGTCCGCGAGGCTCTGATCCTCCGAGCAGCATACGGGGTCCGGGTTCATCACCTCGCGCACGCGGGTCTGGCCGGGGTCGCGGCCCTCGGCGGCCAGGCGCAGCGTGATCTCGCGGTCGGTCAGGACGCCCACGATCTTTCCGTCCTCGCAGACCGCCAGCGATCCGAGGTCCTCGGACTTCATTTTCTCGGCCGCCTCGCGGACGGTGACGTCGGGAGGCACGATTTCGACGGCGGGCGTCATGATGTCCCGAAGCTTGCGGCCGGCGGATTTCCGTGGGGACATGGCGGAACACCTCCAAGCAGGGCCGATGGAAAACGAGAGCCAGGCCCGCCGCGTAAGTCCCCACGGGGAAGACCGTCGATCGCTCTTCGGCTTCCGCGCGTGGACCTCAACGGTCGGGTCCAGCTCTCACCCCGGAGATCCCGCACGGGGACGGGGTGTTACGTCCGCCGGAACGCCTTCCGCCCCTTACCACCGATCCCGCGCCTCGGCGAACCCGCGGCTCCGGGCGCAGTGAGCGGAGCAGTAGATGGCCCCTCCCGCTTCGACGCCGTGGCCCACGATCTTCAGGCCGCAGCGCGCGCACGCCGGCGCGAGCACGTGAATCGCGCACTCGAAGCAATCGAACGTGTGGGTCACTCCCGACAGGACGATCTGCATGGGCTTGTCGTAATCGTTTCCGCAGGCTTCGCAACGGAGCGTCATGGGAACCTCCCTCTGCCATCGGGACTCGCGGCCGACGGCACTTCCCGTCGAGCCTCCGCCCGGCCCCTCCGTTACGGATCATTCCCTCTCCAACTTGTGTTCTTTCTTTTTTTTCACTCTCACTTTTTATATCTGCGGAGGGAACCGTTTTGGTAGCATCGGGCCTGTCGACCGGGGGGTTGTAGGGTACAAGGAGGGGGATGTCATGCTCAGGCAACCCGCCCGCGCGCCGATCGCCCCGGAGGCCGGCGCCGACGCGACCCTCGTGTGCGACCTCGAAGGCCGCATCGTGGACGCCGATCCCGCGGCCTGCGCCCTGACGGGTTACAACCGCGACGAACTTCTTTCCCGCACGCTCTGGGACCTTTCCGACCCCGGCGAGACCGCCCTCGCGCGACAATGCCTGGAGGCCCTCCGTCCGGAAGCGAGCGTCGCTCTGGAAATCCGCCTGCGTTCGAAAGGCGGGATCGCCCGGCCCTTCCACGTTCAGATGTCCGGCACGCTCCTCAACGGGCGCCGGCACGCCGTCGCCCGGGTCGGATGGCGCCGCCGGGCCGCCGACCGGCTGCCGGAAGACCGGGACTTCATCCGCGCGATCCTCGAAACCGTCGGGTCGCTCCTGCTCGTCGTGGACCCCCAGGGCCGGATCGTCTTCGCCAACCGCGCCCTGGAGCAGGCGCTCGGGGCGAGCTTCCGGGACCTGCGCGGCCGCCTCTTCTGGGAGTTCCTCCCCCTCCTCGAAGCGGAGCGGATGCAGGCGCTCTTCCCCAAGCTCGGAGCCTCGGACTTCCCCAACCGGTACCTCAGCTTTCTTCCGCCCCGCGACGGCCGCCGGCGCCGCATCCTCTGGTCCAACACCGCCATGGCCGACGCCGACGGCCGCCTGCGGTACGTGGTCTCCTCGGGCCTGGATCTCAACCCGCGGGGCGCCGTGCGGCCGGAACTCCGGGCGGGCGAGGAGCTCCTGGCGCTCATCACGGACGCCGTGCCGGTCCTCATCTCCTACGTGGACCGCGAGGAGCGTTTCGTCTTCAACAACCGGCGGTTCCAGGAATGGTTCGGCGTGCCGCCCTCCGAAGCCCGCGGCCGGTCCCTGCGCGCGGTCCTGGGCGAGGACCTCGACCGGCGCCTGCGGCCGCACCTGGAGGCCGTCCGGGCCGGGCGGCGCGCGGCGTTCGAAATCCCCTTGCCTCTGAAGGGCGGCGAGGACCGATGGATCGCGATGACCTACCTGCCCCACCTGAGCGCGGACGGCCGCGTCGAAGGCTTCTTCGCCCTGGGGACCGATATCACCGAACGCAAGCTTGCCGAGGACGAAGTCCGCCGGCTCAACGCCGACCTCGAACGCCGGATCGAGCTTCGCACCGCAGAGCTTCGCGAGGCGCTCTCCGAAATGGAAGCCTTCACCTACACCGTCGCTCACGACCTTCGAGCCCCGCTGCGCGCCGCGGCGGGATTCAGCCAGGTGTTGCTCGAAGACTTCGCGCCGCTCCTGCCCGAGGGCGCCCGGGAGTGCATCGTCCGGATCGACCAGGCCAGCCGGCGCATGGACACGCTGATCCGCGACCTCCTGCACTACAGCCGCCTCACCCGCGCCAGCCTTCAGCCGGAGCGGATCGACCCGGCCCGTCTCCTGAAGGACGTCCTCGAATCCATGGCCGCCGAGATCCAGGAACGCCGCGCCTGCGTGTCCGTGGAAGGGCCCTGGCCCGACGTCCTGGGCGACCGGACCGCCCTCAGCCACGTCCTGACGAACCTTCTCTCCAACGCCGTCAAGTTCGTGCCTCCGGGGGCGGCCCCGCTCGTGCGCGTCCGCGCCGAACGGCGCCCGGGCGCGGTCCGAATCTGGGTGGAGGACAACGGTATCGGCATCGCGCCGGAACACCACGAGCGCATCTTCGGAATTTTCCAGAGGCTCCACCGGCCGGAGGAGTACCCCGGCACGGGCATCGGTCTGGCCATCGTCCGGAAGGCCGTGGAACGCATGAACGGCCGCGCGGGCGTGGAATCGCAGCCGGGGGAGGGAAGCCGGTTCTGGGTCGAACTCCCCCCGGCGTAACGCCGGGCGCGCGCGCCGCCTCTTCCTGAGGGTGTTCGCGCGGATCCTCGTCGCCCTGGACGGTTCCTCCGTCGCCGAAGCCATCCTTCCGGCGGTCCGGCGCCTGGCCCGCGCGGCCGGCTCGGAGATTCTCCTCGTCAAGGTCGAAAGCGCATCGCCGGTCGAAGGGAGCGCCGCCCCCCAGGATGAGACGCTCTTTTTCGCCAACCGGTATCTCAAGGTGCTGGCGCTGCGGCTCTCCCAGGAAGGTTTCCGCGCGCGCCCCTCTCTTCGAGTGGGTCTCCCGGGACCGACCCTCACCCAGGCGATTCGGGAGGAAGGGGCCACCCTCGTGGCCATGGGAACCCACGGCGCGACGGCTTCCCAGGACGTCGCGTGCGGGCGTGTGACCGAGCACCTGCTTCGCACCAGCCCCGTCCCCCTCCTCGTGACGCGTTCCGCGGAGCCGGCGGCCGAACCCGCGCTCCGGAACCTCCTCGTGCCCCTGGACGGAGGCCGCGCCTCCCTCGCGGCGCTGCCTTACGCCCTCGAATTCGCCCGCGGCCTCGGAAGCGGAATCCGCCTGCTTCACGTCCTGCCCGCGGGCGTGACGAACGATCGGACGCGCCGCTGGCTCGAACGTCTGAGCGAGGCGATCGCCCGGGAAGGCGTCTCCTCCGCCGCCGCGCTTGAGTGGGGGGATCCCGCCGATAAGATCGTGGAGACGCTCCGGACGGCCCAGGCGGACGTCCTGGCTCTGGCCACCCACGGACTTCGCTGCGAAGCTCCTGAAGTCCCGGCCGGCCACGTGGCCGAACGCGTGCTCCGGCGCGCGGGCGTGCCGGTTCTTCTCGTCAATCCTTCCCTCGCCGATCCCGGTCGCCTCGTGGGAACGCCGCTCGAGGAGTTCGACTCCGGAGCGTGACCGGATTCAGCGATCTCCGAGCCGCGCGCAGCGAAGCACCGCCAGCGGACACGGCGCCCTCCGGACCACCTCCCGGAAGGTCTCCGCCCGGCCTGCCGCCGGGGTCCCCCGCCAGGACAGTCCGATCAGGTCCGCGCCCTCCTCCACGGCGCGGCGGAGGATCGCCTCCCCGGCCTCCCCCGTCGCCAGGTGAAACCGCACGGTCAGGCCCTCGGGAATCCGGCACAGGCAGTGCAGCCGCTCCATGAATTCCGACGCCCACTGGGGCCATTCATGCTGCGGCTGGTCCACATATCGAGGCGCCGTGAGCGCCCCCGCCTCGCGCCGCCCGGACGCCCGCCCGCCGGAGACATGGAGGAACTCGACCGCCGCCCGGGCCGCCGCGGCCAGCTCGATCACCGGACAGAGCGCCGCCGCGGACGCGGGAGCGCCGTCCATCGGCAAAAGCAGCCGCCGCAGCGCCCACCCCGTCCACGAGCGACCCGCCGGAACGAGGACGACCGGAACGGACGAAGCGCCCAGCAGGCGCAGGACCACCGGCCCCGGCTCGCTCCGAACCCGCAGGGCGGCCACGATCAGGGTCCCCTCCCGCGCCTCCGCCGCCCGCAGGATCTCCTCCCCCGGATCTCCCACGGCCACCTCCAGCATCGCGCCCGACAGCATCTCCGCCGTCAACCCCAGGCGGCGCCGGACCTCCTCGAGCGGCACCTCTTCCGGCGCCACGTGCAGAAAATGGACCGGCGCTCCGGCCAGGCGCGCCAGCGAGCGGGCGACCGGCAGAGCCAGAGCTCCGTCTTCCGCCCGCTCGAGCGGGATGCACACCGCTTCCGCCTTCCACCCCAACCGCTCCGGATTCATGCGACCTCCCGCCTCCAGACGCCCTCCCGCCGGCGCTCCCAGAGCGCCTCCCGACCCGGAACGACGGCTTCCGGCGACGCGCCGTTTCCTACCGCCACCGGAACCTCCGCGCCGCCTTTCACCTCCAGCCGGACCCGAGACGGCGCCACGGTCACGACCACCCGCCGCCCCCGCCACCGCAGGGCGAACCGCAGCGACCGCCACGCGGGGGGCAGATGG contains these protein-coding regions:
- a CDS encoding universal stress protein, whose amino-acid sequence is MNPERLGWKAEAVCIPLERAEDGALALPVARSLARLAGAPVHFLHVAPEEVPLEEVRRRLGLTAEMLSGAMLEVAVGDPGEEILRAAEAREGTLIVAALRVRSEPGPVVLRLLGASSVPVVLVPAGRSWTGWALRRLLLPMDGAPASAAALCPVIELAAAARAAVEFLHVSGGRASGRREAGALTAPRYVDQPQHEWPQWASEFMERLHCLCRIPEGLTVRFHLATGEAGEAILRRAVEEGADLIGLSWRGTPAAGRAETFREVVRRAPCPLAVLRCARLGDR
- a CDS encoding universal stress protein is translated as MPPVRDPDLFDRILLALDGSPLAEAILPQVRRVLKLRDSEILVVRAYSPPLPAGDFAYPPMIDAAEREAREYVEGIVRRLADQGARARAVVRQGAAADVILETAEREGASLIAMSTHGRTGLARWIFGSVAEKVLRASPVPVLLVRSFERGAGGRPRPRAAEEIFIGRVLVPLDGSEFSLRALPHAASLAELFEADVLLLHVTGPEETPRPRAESVLERAAAQLATRGLGVDIRVRRGDPASEILEACRAERADAVAMATHGRSGLSRWTLGSVTEKVLRGAEVPLLVTPPPASAAAARAAS
- a CDS encoding universal stress protein, with the protein product MFARILVALDGSSVAEAILPAVRRLARAAGSEILLVKVESASPVEGSAAPQDETLFFANRYLKVLALRLSQEGFRARPSLRVGLPGPTLTQAIREEGATLVAMGTHGATASQDVACGRVTEHLLRTSPVPLLVTRSAEPAAEPALRNLLVPLDGGRASLAALPYALEFARGLGSGIRLLHVLPAGVTNDRTRRWLERLSEAIAREGVSSAAALEWGDPADKIVETLRTAQADVLALATHGLRCEAPEVPAGHVAERVLRRAGVPVLLVNPSLADPGRLVGTPLEEFDSGA
- a CDS encoding CBS domain-containing protein, with the translated sequence MSPRKSAGRKLRDIMTPAVEIVPPDVTVREAAEKMKSEDLGSLAVCEDGKIVGVLTDREITLRLAAEGRDPGQTRVREVMNPDPVCCSEDQSLADAVRLMEEKRQHRAFVVDAQGALLGIVSLGKLARAGGERVAGEVVERISKPRGGAPRRRTG
- a CDS encoding PAS domain-containing protein, encoding MLRQPARAPIAPEAGADATLVCDLEGRIVDADPAACALTGYNRDELLSRTLWDLSDPGETALARQCLEALRPEASVALEIRLRSKGGIARPFHVQMSGTLLNGRRHAVARVGWRRRAADRLPEDRDFIRAILETVGSLLLVVDPQGRIVFANRALEQALGASFRDLRGRLFWEFLPLLEAERMQALFPKLGASDFPNRYLSFLPPRDGRRRRILWSNTAMADADGRLRYVVSSGLDLNPRGAVRPELRAGEELLALITDAVPVLISYVDREERFVFNNRRFQEWFGVPPSEARGRSLRAVLGEDLDRRLRPHLEAVRAGRRAAFEIPLPLKGGEDRWIAMTYLPHLSADGRVEGFFALGTDITERKLAEDEVRRLNADLERRIELRTAELREALSEMEAFTYTVAHDLRAPLRAAAGFSQVLLEDFAPLLPEGARECIVRIDQASRRMDTLIRDLLHYSRLTRASLQPERIDPARLLKDVLESMAAEIQERRACVSVEGPWPDVLGDRTALSHVLTNLLSNAVKFVPPGAAPLVRVRAERRPGAVRIWVEDNGIGIAPEHHERIFGIFQRLHRPEEYPGTGIGLAIVRKAVERMNGRAGVESQPGEGSRFWVELPPA
- a CDS encoding arylsulfatase, coding for MHSWVRALFAVTLAGCGAPPAPEEAAGRRPNLVLIVADDLGYGHLGCYGQEKIRTPNLDRMAAEGLRFVRAYAGSSVCAPSRSALMTGQHTGHTPVRANGGDRYLHSEDVTMAEVLKPAGYATGLFGKWGLGNRPESPGHPLRQGFDEFFGQLDQMHAHFHYPYWVWDNFERRLLPENEGRRAGRYVHDAIHERALDFIRRRKDRPFFAYLAYTLPHVELAVPEDSEAPYRGRFPRRAVPDPRPGYRGSEDAYATFAGMVGRLDRAVGEVLSLLRELGIADRTFVFFTSDNGAQGGAPWQALVEFFRGTGGLRGAKGQFYEGGLRVPLIAWGPGRVPAGAVTDRTTAFWDVLPTAADLAGVKPPAGIDGVSFAPVLRELPGTRPGCLYWEYPFRDGLAQAALRGNWKAIRPRPEAPLELYDLGEDPFETTDRAAERPGLAKEFLEIFAAARTEERPYPAGVRRAVDDFVR